From a region of the Tursiops truncatus isolate mTurTru1 chromosome 2, mTurTru1.mat.Y, whole genome shotgun sequence genome:
- the KIF7 gene encoding kinesin-like protein KIF7 isoform X1 — MGLEAQRLPGAEEAPVRVALRVRPLLPKELLHGHQSCLRVEPGHGRVTLGRDRHFGFHVVLDEDAGQEAVYQACVQPLLEAFFEGFNATVFAYGQTGSGKTYTMGEASVASLHEDEQGIIPRAMAEAFKLIDENDLLDCLVHVSYLEVYKEEFRDLLEVGTASRDIQLREDDRGNVVLCGVKEVDVEGLDEVLSLLEMGNAARHTGATHLNRLSSRSHTVFTVTLEQRGRAPSRLPRPVAGQLLISKFHFVDLAGSERVLKTGSTGERLKESIQINSSLLALGNVISALGDPQRRGSHIPYRDSKITRILKDSLGGNAKTVMIACVSPSSSDFDETLNTLNYASRAQNIRNRATVNWRPEAERAPEEAAAGPRGPPRHRSETRIIHRGRRALGPTAASAAAAARLGAECARYRARTDAAYSLLRELQAEPGLPGAAARKVRDWLCAVEGERSALSSASGPDSGIESASAEEQAMQGPGGRKEDEGALQLLALQSQVARLEEENRDFLAALEDAMEQYKLQSDRLREQQEEMAELRLRLELVRPGWGAPGLLQGLPPESFMPRPHTAPLGGAHTHVLGMVPPACLPGDEVGPENWGEQVTNGREAGAKLLAEGERLGSGSSAASEEEEAGGEEEPPRRILHPRRNRISKGSQRMGARPGSPLNRKGPELRLEELGATIPGPRVVGGSQALVRPHQAPTAMASEWRLAQAQQKIRELAINIRMKEELIGELVRTGKAAQALNRQHSQRIRELEQEAERVRTELSEGQRQLQELEGKEPQDASECSQLQEFRKRVAAAQSQVQVLKEKKQATERLVSLSAQSEKRLQELERNVQLMRQQQGQLQRRLREETEQKRRLETEMNKRQHRVKELELKHEQQQKILKIKTEEIAAFQRKRRSGSNGSVVSLEQQQKIEEQKKWLDQEMEKVLQQRRALEELGEELHKREAILAKKEALMQEKTGLESKRLRSSQALNEDIVRVSSRLEHLEKELSEKSGQLRQGSAQSQQQIRGEIDALRQEKDALLKQRLEIDGKLRQGSLLSPEEERTLFQLDEAIEALDAAIEYKNEAITCRQRVLRASASLLSQCEMNLMAKLSYLSSSETRALLCKYFDKVVTLREEQHQQQIAFSELEMQLEEQQRLVYWLEVALERQRLEMDRQLTLQQKEHEQNIQLLLQQSREHLGEGLADSKRQYETRIQALEKELGRHMWINQELKQKLSSLNAAGQSRVTGGEKRTLCPENRQAPGSEDEPHPAPEPLWQPPVTEGVPRPREEMRDLVHAPLPLTWKRSSLCSEEQGSPEELRQREAAEPLVGRMLPVGEMGLPRNLGPLPKPRRELRRTSPGMIDVRKNPL; from the exons CCTCTCTTCACGAGGACGAGCAGGGCATCATCCCACGGGCCATGGCTGAGGCCTTTAAGCTGATTGATGAGAATGACCTGCTTGACTGTCTGGTGCACGTGTCCTACCTGGAAGTGTACAAGGAGGAGTTCCGAGACCTGCTGGAGGTGGGCACCGCCAGCCGTGACATCCAGCTTCGGGAAGATGATCGTGGGAATGTTG TGCTGTGTGGAGTGAAGGAGGTCGACGTGGAGGGCCTGGATGAGGTGCTGAGCCTCTTGGAGATGGGCAATGCAGCACGGCACACGGGGGCCACACACCTCAACCGCCTCTCCAGCCGCTCACACACTGTGTTCACCGTGACCCTGGAGCAGCGGGGGCGCGCCCCCAGCCGCCTCCCCCGACCTGTTGCGGGCCAGCTGCTCATCTCCAAGTTCCACTTCGTGGACTTGGCGGGCTCAGAGAGGGTGCTCAAGACGGGCAGCACAGGCGAGCGGCTCAAGGAGAGCATCCAGATCAACAGCAGCCTCTTGGCGCTGGGCAACGTCATCAGCGCCCTGGGTGACCCCCAGCGCCGTGGCAGCCACATCCCCTACCGGGACTCCAAGATCACCCG GATCCTCAAAGACTCCCTGGGCGGGAATGCCAAGACAGTGATGATCGCTTGCGTCAGCCCTTCCTCCTCGGACTTCGACGAGACTCTCAACACCCTGAACTACGCCAGCCGCGCCCAGAACATCCGCAACCGCGCCACTGTCAACTGGCGGCCTGAGGCCGAGCGGGCGCCTGAGGAGGCAGCTGCTGGCCCGCGGGGGCCGCCTAGACACCGCTCGGAGACGCGCATCATCCACCGGGGCCGGCGCGCCCTGGGCCCCACCGCCGCCtccgccgcggccgccgcccgCCTTGGCGCCGAGTGCGCTCGCTACCGGGCCCGCACTGACGCCGCTTACAGCCTCCTGCGCGAGCTACAGGCCGAGCCCGGGCTGCCTGGCGCCGCCGCCCGCAAGGTGCGCGACTGGCTGTGCGCCGTCGAGGGTGAGCGCAGCGCCCTAAGCTCTGCCTCCGGTCCCGACAGCGGCATCGAGAGTGCCTCCGCCGAGGAGCAGGCCATGCAGGGACCCGGCGGACGAAAG GAAGATGAGGGGGCACTGCAGCTGCTGGCCCTGCAGAGCCAGGTGGCCCGGCTGGAGGAGGAGAACCGAGACTTTCTGGCTGCGCTGGAGGACGCCATGGAGCAGTACAAGCTGCAG AGCGACCGTCTTCGTGAGCAGCAGGAGGAGATGGCAGAGCTGCGGCTGCGGCTGGAGCTGGTGCGGCCTGGCTGGGGGGCCCCAGGGCTCTTGCAGGGCTTGCCTCCTGAGTCCTTTATGCCCCGGCCTCACACGGCCCCCCTGGGGGGTGCCCACACCCATGTGCTGGGCATGGTGccccctgcctgccttcctggagATGAAGTTGGCCCTGAGAATTGGGGAGAG CAAGTGACAAATGGCAGGGAGGCTGGAGCCAAGTTgctggcagagggagagaggctgggaagtGGCTCTTCAGCTGCAtcagaggaagaggaggcggGGGGGGAGGAGGAGCCACCCCGACGGATCCTGCACCCACGCAG GAATAGGATCAGTAAGGGGAGCCAGAGGATGGGGGCCCGCCCAGGGAGTCCACTCAACAGGAAGGGCCCAGAGCTTCGCCTGGAGGAGCTGGGTGCAACCATCCCGGGGCCCAGAG TGGTTGGTGGGAGCCAGGCCCTGGTTCGGCCCCACCAGGCccccactgccatggcctctgagTGGCGGCTGGCCCAAGCCCAGCAGAAGATCCGTGAGCTGGCCATCAACATCCGCATGAAGGAGGAGCTCATAGGCGAGCTGGTCCGCACAG GGAAGGCGGCCCAGGCCCTGAACCGCCAGCACAGCCAGCGCATCCGGGAGCTGGAGCAGGAGGCAGAGCGGGTGCGGACTGAGCTGAGTGAAGGCCAGAGGCAGCTGCAGGAGCTTGAGGGCAAGGAGCCCCAGGACGCCAGCGAGTGTTCGCAGCTCCAAGAGTTCCGCAAGAGGGTTGCTGCCGCTCAGAGCCAAGTGCAG GTgctgaaggagaagaaacaggCGACAGAGCGGCTGGTGTCGCTGTCGGCCCAGAGCGAGAAGCGGCTGCAGGAGCTGGAGAGGAATGTGCAGCTCATGCGGCAGCAGCAGGGGCAGCTGCAAAGGCGGCTTCGTGAGGAGACAGAGCAGAAGCGGCGCCTggagacagagatgaacaagCGGCAGCACCGTGTCAAG GAGCTGGAGCTGAAGCACGAGCAGCAGCAAAAGATCCTGAAGATCAAGACAGAAGAGATTGCGGCATTTCAGAGGAAGCGGCGCAGCGGCAGCAACGGCTCTGTTGTCAGCCTGGAGCAGCAGCAG AAGATTGAAGAGCAGAAGAAGTGGCTGGACCAGGAGATGGAGAAGGTCCTACAGCAGCGGCGGGCGCTGGAGGAGCTAGGGGAGGAGCTCCACAAGCGGGAGGCCATCCTGGCCAAGAAGGAGGCCCTGATGCAGGAGAAGACGGGGCTGGAGAGCAAGCGCCTGCGGTCCAGCCAG GCCCTCAACGAGGACATTGTGCGTGTGTCCAGCCGGCTGGAGCACCTGGAGAAGGAGCTCTCCGAGAAGAGCGGGCAGCTGCGGCAGGGCAGCGCCCAGAGCCAGCAGCAGATCCGTGGGGAGATCGACGCCCTGCGCCAGGAGAAGGACGCGCTGCTGAAGCAGCGGCTGGAGATTGATGGCAAGCTGAGGCAGGGCAGCCTGCTGTCGCCTGAG GAGGAGCGGACGCTGTTCCAGCTGGACGAGGCCATCGAGGCCCTGGACGCTGCCATCGAGTACAAGAACGAGGCCATCACGTGCCGCCAGCGGGTGCTGCGGGCCTCGGCCTCCTTGCTGTCCCAGTGCGAGATGAACCTCATGGCCAAGCTCAGCTACCTCTCATCCTCGGAGACCAGAGCCCTACTCTGCAAGTACTTTGACAAG GTGGTGACGCTCCGAGAGGAGCAGCACCAGCAGCAGATTGCCTTCTCGGAGCTGGAGATGCAGCTGGAGGAGCAGCAGAGGCTGGTCTATTGGCTGGAGGTGGCTCTAGAGCGGCAGCGCCTGGAGATGGACCGCCAGCTGACCCTGCAGCAGAAGGAGCATGAGCAGAACatccagctcctcctccagcagAGTCGAG AGCACCTTGGTGAAGGGTTAGCAGACAGCAAGAGGCAGTATGAGACCAGAATTCAGGCTCTGGAGAAGGAGCTGGGCCGCCACATGTGGATCAACCAGGAACTGAAACAGAAGCTCAGTAGTCTGAATGCTGCGGGCCAGAGCAGGG TGACAGGTGGGGAGAAGAGGACCCTGTGCCCGGAGAACAGACAAGCCCCTGGAAGTGAAGATGAGCCCCACCCGGCACCTGAGCCTCTGTGGCAGCCCCCCGTCACTGAGGGTGTGCCCCGCCCCCGTGAGGAGATGCGGGACTTGGTACATGCCCCGTTACCATTGACATGGAAACGCTCGAGCCTGTGCAGCGAGGAGCAGGGTTCCCCTGAGGAGCTACGGCAGCGGGAGGCCGCTGAACCCTTGGTGGGGCGGATGCTACCTGTGGGTGAGATGGGTTTGCCCCGGAACCTCGGGCCCTTGCCCAAGCCCCGGCGGGAACTGCGAA
- the KIF7 gene encoding kinesin-like protein KIF7 isoform X2, which translates to MGLEAQRLPGAEEAPVRVALRVRPLLPKELLHGHQSCLRVEPGHGRVTLGRDRHFGFHVVLDEDAGQEAVYQACVQPLLEAFFEGFNATVFAYGQTGSGKTYTMGEASVASLHEDEQGIIPRAMAEAFKLIDENDLLDCLVHVSYLEVYKEEFRDLLEVGTASRDIQLREDDRGNVVLCGVKEVDVEGLDEVLSLLEMGNAARHTGATHLNRLSSRSHTVFTVTLEQRGRAPSRLPRPVAGQLLISKFHFVDLAGSERVLKTGSTGERLKESIQINSSLLALGNVISALGDPQRRGSHIPYRDSKITRILKDSLGGNAKTVMIACVSPSSSDFDETLNTLNYASRAQNIRNRATVNWRPEAERAPEEAAAGPRGPPRHRSETRIIHRGRRALGPTAASAAAAARLGAECARYRARTDAAYSLLRELQAEPGLPGAAARKVRDWLCAVEGERSALSSASGPDSGIESASAEEQAMQGPGGRKEDEGALQLLALQSQVARLEEENRDFLAALEDAMEQYKLQSDRLREQQEEMAELRLRLELVRPGWGAPGLLQGLPPESFMPRPHTAPLGGAHTHVLGMVPPACLPGDEVGPENWGEQVTNGREAGAKLLAEGERLGSGSSAASEEEEAGGEEEPPRRILHPRRNRISKGSQRMGARPGSPLNRKGPELRLEELGATIPGPRVVGGSQALVRPHQAPTAMASEWRLAQAQQKIRELAINIRMKEELIGELVRTGKAAQALNRQHSQRIRELEQEAERVRTELSEGQRQLQELEGKEPQDASECSQLQEFRKRVAAAQSQVQVLKEKKQATERLVSLSAQSEKRLQELERNVQLMRQQQGQLQRRLREETEQKRRLETEMNKRQHRVKELELKHEQQQKILKIKTEEIAAFQRKRRSGSNGSVVSLEQQQIEEQKKWLDQEMEKVLQQRRALEELGEELHKREAILAKKEALMQEKTGLESKRLRSSQALNEDIVRVSSRLEHLEKELSEKSGQLRQGSAQSQQQIRGEIDALRQEKDALLKQRLEIDGKLRQGSLLSPEEERTLFQLDEAIEALDAAIEYKNEAITCRQRVLRASASLLSQCEMNLMAKLSYLSSSETRALLCKYFDKVVTLREEQHQQQIAFSELEMQLEEQQRLVYWLEVALERQRLEMDRQLTLQQKEHEQNIQLLLQQSREHLGEGLADSKRQYETRIQALEKELGRHMWINQELKQKLSSLNAAGQSRVTGGEKRTLCPENRQAPGSEDEPHPAPEPLWQPPVTEGVPRPREEMRDLVHAPLPLTWKRSSLCSEEQGSPEELRQREAAEPLVGRMLPVGEMGLPRNLGPLPKPRRELRRTSPGMIDVRKNPL; encoded by the exons CCTCTCTTCACGAGGACGAGCAGGGCATCATCCCACGGGCCATGGCTGAGGCCTTTAAGCTGATTGATGAGAATGACCTGCTTGACTGTCTGGTGCACGTGTCCTACCTGGAAGTGTACAAGGAGGAGTTCCGAGACCTGCTGGAGGTGGGCACCGCCAGCCGTGACATCCAGCTTCGGGAAGATGATCGTGGGAATGTTG TGCTGTGTGGAGTGAAGGAGGTCGACGTGGAGGGCCTGGATGAGGTGCTGAGCCTCTTGGAGATGGGCAATGCAGCACGGCACACGGGGGCCACACACCTCAACCGCCTCTCCAGCCGCTCACACACTGTGTTCACCGTGACCCTGGAGCAGCGGGGGCGCGCCCCCAGCCGCCTCCCCCGACCTGTTGCGGGCCAGCTGCTCATCTCCAAGTTCCACTTCGTGGACTTGGCGGGCTCAGAGAGGGTGCTCAAGACGGGCAGCACAGGCGAGCGGCTCAAGGAGAGCATCCAGATCAACAGCAGCCTCTTGGCGCTGGGCAACGTCATCAGCGCCCTGGGTGACCCCCAGCGCCGTGGCAGCCACATCCCCTACCGGGACTCCAAGATCACCCG GATCCTCAAAGACTCCCTGGGCGGGAATGCCAAGACAGTGATGATCGCTTGCGTCAGCCCTTCCTCCTCGGACTTCGACGAGACTCTCAACACCCTGAACTACGCCAGCCGCGCCCAGAACATCCGCAACCGCGCCACTGTCAACTGGCGGCCTGAGGCCGAGCGGGCGCCTGAGGAGGCAGCTGCTGGCCCGCGGGGGCCGCCTAGACACCGCTCGGAGACGCGCATCATCCACCGGGGCCGGCGCGCCCTGGGCCCCACCGCCGCCtccgccgcggccgccgcccgCCTTGGCGCCGAGTGCGCTCGCTACCGGGCCCGCACTGACGCCGCTTACAGCCTCCTGCGCGAGCTACAGGCCGAGCCCGGGCTGCCTGGCGCCGCCGCCCGCAAGGTGCGCGACTGGCTGTGCGCCGTCGAGGGTGAGCGCAGCGCCCTAAGCTCTGCCTCCGGTCCCGACAGCGGCATCGAGAGTGCCTCCGCCGAGGAGCAGGCCATGCAGGGACCCGGCGGACGAAAG GAAGATGAGGGGGCACTGCAGCTGCTGGCCCTGCAGAGCCAGGTGGCCCGGCTGGAGGAGGAGAACCGAGACTTTCTGGCTGCGCTGGAGGACGCCATGGAGCAGTACAAGCTGCAG AGCGACCGTCTTCGTGAGCAGCAGGAGGAGATGGCAGAGCTGCGGCTGCGGCTGGAGCTGGTGCGGCCTGGCTGGGGGGCCCCAGGGCTCTTGCAGGGCTTGCCTCCTGAGTCCTTTATGCCCCGGCCTCACACGGCCCCCCTGGGGGGTGCCCACACCCATGTGCTGGGCATGGTGccccctgcctgccttcctggagATGAAGTTGGCCCTGAGAATTGGGGAGAG CAAGTGACAAATGGCAGGGAGGCTGGAGCCAAGTTgctggcagagggagagaggctgggaagtGGCTCTTCAGCTGCAtcagaggaagaggaggcggGGGGGGAGGAGGAGCCACCCCGACGGATCCTGCACCCACGCAG GAATAGGATCAGTAAGGGGAGCCAGAGGATGGGGGCCCGCCCAGGGAGTCCACTCAACAGGAAGGGCCCAGAGCTTCGCCTGGAGGAGCTGGGTGCAACCATCCCGGGGCCCAGAG TGGTTGGTGGGAGCCAGGCCCTGGTTCGGCCCCACCAGGCccccactgccatggcctctgagTGGCGGCTGGCCCAAGCCCAGCAGAAGATCCGTGAGCTGGCCATCAACATCCGCATGAAGGAGGAGCTCATAGGCGAGCTGGTCCGCACAG GGAAGGCGGCCCAGGCCCTGAACCGCCAGCACAGCCAGCGCATCCGGGAGCTGGAGCAGGAGGCAGAGCGGGTGCGGACTGAGCTGAGTGAAGGCCAGAGGCAGCTGCAGGAGCTTGAGGGCAAGGAGCCCCAGGACGCCAGCGAGTGTTCGCAGCTCCAAGAGTTCCGCAAGAGGGTTGCTGCCGCTCAGAGCCAAGTGCAG GTgctgaaggagaagaaacaggCGACAGAGCGGCTGGTGTCGCTGTCGGCCCAGAGCGAGAAGCGGCTGCAGGAGCTGGAGAGGAATGTGCAGCTCATGCGGCAGCAGCAGGGGCAGCTGCAAAGGCGGCTTCGTGAGGAGACAGAGCAGAAGCGGCGCCTggagacagagatgaacaagCGGCAGCACCGTGTCAAG GAGCTGGAGCTGAAGCACGAGCAGCAGCAAAAGATCCTGAAGATCAAGACAGAAGAGATTGCGGCATTTCAGAGGAAGCGGCGCAGCGGCAGCAACGGCTCTGTTGTCAGCCTGGAGCAGCAGCAG ATTGAAGAGCAGAAGAAGTGGCTGGACCAGGAGATGGAGAAGGTCCTACAGCAGCGGCGGGCGCTGGAGGAGCTAGGGGAGGAGCTCCACAAGCGGGAGGCCATCCTGGCCAAGAAGGAGGCCCTGATGCAGGAGAAGACGGGGCTGGAGAGCAAGCGCCTGCGGTCCAGCCAG GCCCTCAACGAGGACATTGTGCGTGTGTCCAGCCGGCTGGAGCACCTGGAGAAGGAGCTCTCCGAGAAGAGCGGGCAGCTGCGGCAGGGCAGCGCCCAGAGCCAGCAGCAGATCCGTGGGGAGATCGACGCCCTGCGCCAGGAGAAGGACGCGCTGCTGAAGCAGCGGCTGGAGATTGATGGCAAGCTGAGGCAGGGCAGCCTGCTGTCGCCTGAG GAGGAGCGGACGCTGTTCCAGCTGGACGAGGCCATCGAGGCCCTGGACGCTGCCATCGAGTACAAGAACGAGGCCATCACGTGCCGCCAGCGGGTGCTGCGGGCCTCGGCCTCCTTGCTGTCCCAGTGCGAGATGAACCTCATGGCCAAGCTCAGCTACCTCTCATCCTCGGAGACCAGAGCCCTACTCTGCAAGTACTTTGACAAG GTGGTGACGCTCCGAGAGGAGCAGCACCAGCAGCAGATTGCCTTCTCGGAGCTGGAGATGCAGCTGGAGGAGCAGCAGAGGCTGGTCTATTGGCTGGAGGTGGCTCTAGAGCGGCAGCGCCTGGAGATGGACCGCCAGCTGACCCTGCAGCAGAAGGAGCATGAGCAGAACatccagctcctcctccagcagAGTCGAG AGCACCTTGGTGAAGGGTTAGCAGACAGCAAGAGGCAGTATGAGACCAGAATTCAGGCTCTGGAGAAGGAGCTGGGCCGCCACATGTGGATCAACCAGGAACTGAAACAGAAGCTCAGTAGTCTGAATGCTGCGGGCCAGAGCAGGG TGACAGGTGGGGAGAAGAGGACCCTGTGCCCGGAGAACAGACAAGCCCCTGGAAGTGAAGATGAGCCCCACCCGGCACCTGAGCCTCTGTGGCAGCCCCCCGTCACTGAGGGTGTGCCCCGCCCCCGTGAGGAGATGCGGGACTTGGTACATGCCCCGTTACCATTGACATGGAAACGCTCGAGCCTGTGCAGCGAGGAGCAGGGTTCCCCTGAGGAGCTACGGCAGCGGGAGGCCGCTGAACCCTTGGTGGGGCGGATGCTACCTGTGGGTGAGATGGGTTTGCCCCGGAACCTCGGGCCCTTGCCCAAGCCCCGGCGGGAACTGCGAA
- the KIF7 gene encoding kinesin-like protein KIF7 isoform X3, with protein MGLEAQRLPGAEEAPVRVALRVRPLLPKELLHGHQSCLRVEPGHGRVTLGRDRHFGFHVVLDEDAGQEAVYQACVQPLLEAFFEGFNATVFAYGQTGSGKTYTMGEASVASLHEDEQGIIPRAMAEAFKLIDENDLLDCLVHVSYLEVYKEEFRDLLEVGTASRDIQLREDDRGNVVLCGVKEVDVEGLDEVLSLLEMGNAARHTGATHLNRLSSRSHTVFTVTLEQRGRAPSRLPRPVAGQLLISKFHFVDLAGSERVLKTGSTGERLKESIQINSSLLALGNVISALGDPQRRGSHIPYRDSKITRILKDSLGGNAKTVMIACVSPSSSDFDETLNTLNYASRAQNIRNRATVNWRPEAERAPEEAAAGPRGPPRHRSETRIIHRGRRALGPTAASAAAAARLGAECARYRARTDAAYSLLRELQAEPGLPGAAARKVRDWLCAVEGERSALSSASGPDSGIESASAEEQAMQGPGGRKEDEGALQLLALQSQVARLEEENRDFLAALEDAMEQYKLQSDRLREQQEEMAELRLRLELVRPGWGAPGLLQGLPPESFMPRPHTAPLGGAHTHVLGMVPPACLPGDEVGPENWGEQVTNGREAGAKLLAEGERLGSGSSAASEEEEAGGEEEPPRRILHPRRNRISKGSQRMGARPGSPLNRKGPELRLEELGATIPGPRVVGGSQALVRPHQAPTAMASEWRLAQAQQKIRELAINIRMKEELIGELVRTGKAAQALNRQHSQRIRELEQEAERVRTELSEGQRQLQELEGKEPQDASECSQLQEFRKRVAAAQSQVQVLKEKKQATERLVSLSAQSEKRLQELERNVQLMRQQQGQLQRRLREETEQKRRLETEMNKRQHRVKELELKHEQQQKILKIKTEEIAAFQRKRRSGSNGSVVSLEQQQKIEEQKKWLDQEMEKVLQQRRALEELGEELHKREAILAKKEALMQEKTGLESKRLRSSQALNEDIVRVSSRLEHLEKELSEKSGQLRQGSAQSQQQIRGEIDALRQEKDALLKQRLEIDGKLRQGSLLSPEEERTLFQLDEAIEALDAAIEYKNEAITCRQRVLRASASLLSQCEMNLMAKLSYLSSSETRALLCKYFDK; from the exons CCTCTCTTCACGAGGACGAGCAGGGCATCATCCCACGGGCCATGGCTGAGGCCTTTAAGCTGATTGATGAGAATGACCTGCTTGACTGTCTGGTGCACGTGTCCTACCTGGAAGTGTACAAGGAGGAGTTCCGAGACCTGCTGGAGGTGGGCACCGCCAGCCGTGACATCCAGCTTCGGGAAGATGATCGTGGGAATGTTG TGCTGTGTGGAGTGAAGGAGGTCGACGTGGAGGGCCTGGATGAGGTGCTGAGCCTCTTGGAGATGGGCAATGCAGCACGGCACACGGGGGCCACACACCTCAACCGCCTCTCCAGCCGCTCACACACTGTGTTCACCGTGACCCTGGAGCAGCGGGGGCGCGCCCCCAGCCGCCTCCCCCGACCTGTTGCGGGCCAGCTGCTCATCTCCAAGTTCCACTTCGTGGACTTGGCGGGCTCAGAGAGGGTGCTCAAGACGGGCAGCACAGGCGAGCGGCTCAAGGAGAGCATCCAGATCAACAGCAGCCTCTTGGCGCTGGGCAACGTCATCAGCGCCCTGGGTGACCCCCAGCGCCGTGGCAGCCACATCCCCTACCGGGACTCCAAGATCACCCG GATCCTCAAAGACTCCCTGGGCGGGAATGCCAAGACAGTGATGATCGCTTGCGTCAGCCCTTCCTCCTCGGACTTCGACGAGACTCTCAACACCCTGAACTACGCCAGCCGCGCCCAGAACATCCGCAACCGCGCCACTGTCAACTGGCGGCCTGAGGCCGAGCGGGCGCCTGAGGAGGCAGCTGCTGGCCCGCGGGGGCCGCCTAGACACCGCTCGGAGACGCGCATCATCCACCGGGGCCGGCGCGCCCTGGGCCCCACCGCCGCCtccgccgcggccgccgcccgCCTTGGCGCCGAGTGCGCTCGCTACCGGGCCCGCACTGACGCCGCTTACAGCCTCCTGCGCGAGCTACAGGCCGAGCCCGGGCTGCCTGGCGCCGCCGCCCGCAAGGTGCGCGACTGGCTGTGCGCCGTCGAGGGTGAGCGCAGCGCCCTAAGCTCTGCCTCCGGTCCCGACAGCGGCATCGAGAGTGCCTCCGCCGAGGAGCAGGCCATGCAGGGACCCGGCGGACGAAAG GAAGATGAGGGGGCACTGCAGCTGCTGGCCCTGCAGAGCCAGGTGGCCCGGCTGGAGGAGGAGAACCGAGACTTTCTGGCTGCGCTGGAGGACGCCATGGAGCAGTACAAGCTGCAG AGCGACCGTCTTCGTGAGCAGCAGGAGGAGATGGCAGAGCTGCGGCTGCGGCTGGAGCTGGTGCGGCCTGGCTGGGGGGCCCCAGGGCTCTTGCAGGGCTTGCCTCCTGAGTCCTTTATGCCCCGGCCTCACACGGCCCCCCTGGGGGGTGCCCACACCCATGTGCTGGGCATGGTGccccctgcctgccttcctggagATGAAGTTGGCCCTGAGAATTGGGGAGAG CAAGTGACAAATGGCAGGGAGGCTGGAGCCAAGTTgctggcagagggagagaggctgggaagtGGCTCTTCAGCTGCAtcagaggaagaggaggcggGGGGGGAGGAGGAGCCACCCCGACGGATCCTGCACCCACGCAG GAATAGGATCAGTAAGGGGAGCCAGAGGATGGGGGCCCGCCCAGGGAGTCCACTCAACAGGAAGGGCCCAGAGCTTCGCCTGGAGGAGCTGGGTGCAACCATCCCGGGGCCCAGAG TGGTTGGTGGGAGCCAGGCCCTGGTTCGGCCCCACCAGGCccccactgccatggcctctgagTGGCGGCTGGCCCAAGCCCAGCAGAAGATCCGTGAGCTGGCCATCAACATCCGCATGAAGGAGGAGCTCATAGGCGAGCTGGTCCGCACAG GGAAGGCGGCCCAGGCCCTGAACCGCCAGCACAGCCAGCGCATCCGGGAGCTGGAGCAGGAGGCAGAGCGGGTGCGGACTGAGCTGAGTGAAGGCCAGAGGCAGCTGCAGGAGCTTGAGGGCAAGGAGCCCCAGGACGCCAGCGAGTGTTCGCAGCTCCAAGAGTTCCGCAAGAGGGTTGCTGCCGCTCAGAGCCAAGTGCAG GTgctgaaggagaagaaacaggCGACAGAGCGGCTGGTGTCGCTGTCGGCCCAGAGCGAGAAGCGGCTGCAGGAGCTGGAGAGGAATGTGCAGCTCATGCGGCAGCAGCAGGGGCAGCTGCAAAGGCGGCTTCGTGAGGAGACAGAGCAGAAGCGGCGCCTggagacagagatgaacaagCGGCAGCACCGTGTCAAG GAGCTGGAGCTGAAGCACGAGCAGCAGCAAAAGATCCTGAAGATCAAGACAGAAGAGATTGCGGCATTTCAGAGGAAGCGGCGCAGCGGCAGCAACGGCTCTGTTGTCAGCCTGGAGCAGCAGCAG AAGATTGAAGAGCAGAAGAAGTGGCTGGACCAGGAGATGGAGAAGGTCCTACAGCAGCGGCGGGCGCTGGAGGAGCTAGGGGAGGAGCTCCACAAGCGGGAGGCCATCCTGGCCAAGAAGGAGGCCCTGATGCAGGAGAAGACGGGGCTGGAGAGCAAGCGCCTGCGGTCCAGCCAG GCCCTCAACGAGGACATTGTGCGTGTGTCCAGCCGGCTGGAGCACCTGGAGAAGGAGCTCTCCGAGAAGAGCGGGCAGCTGCGGCAGGGCAGCGCCCAGAGCCAGCAGCAGATCCGTGGGGAGATCGACGCCCTGCGCCAGGAGAAGGACGCGCTGCTGAAGCAGCGGCTGGAGATTGATGGCAAGCTGAGGCAGGGCAGCCTGCTGTCGCCTGAG GAGGAGCGGACGCTGTTCCAGCTGGACGAGGCCATCGAGGCCCTGGACGCTGCCATCGAGTACAAGAACGAGGCCATCACGTGCCGCCAGCGGGTGCTGCGGGCCTCGGCCTCCTTGCTGTCCCAGTGCGAGATGAACCTCATGGCCAAGCTCAGCTACCTCTCATCCTCGGAGACCAGAGCCCTACTCTGCAAGTACTTTGACAAG TGA